The Marasmius oreades isolate 03SP1 chromosome 2, whole genome shotgun sequence genomic sequence GTTCCTGGTGTAACATTGACGTCCATGCATGCAGCGGTGTGGATTTTGACCAGGACGATGATGATTACCACTtcattgaagaagaaaaaaccaACGAGAAGGTTCACTCCCCAATCTTATCGCAGCGTGAAGCTCACCTTTATCCTTTGCCTTAGCGCCAAAATGAGAAGTTCTTCCAAATGCTTGCTGAGCGCCTTAAAGGAGCCCATATTGGAACTCTGGCTTTCGCAATACAAGAAGTTGCTAGACCTGAAATAAAATCATCTCGTTCTACGTTGACACCGACAGTCCTCTGTCTCGGAGACTCTGAAGGGAAACCTGAGGAAGCTTGGGAGATACTTGTCAAAACGAGTAAATGCACGGCCGTTACACGTCCAAAAAGTTTCAAGAAGTTCTATGTTCGAATAGACGATGACAAGGATGGGGCACAAGAAACGATGCATGTCGATGATGACGGCGAGAAAGAGTCTGTATTCGTTCAATTGAAAGCTCGGACGGAATATTATGTAGATCGGGATGAAGCCAAGGAGGGTAAGGACGCTGACGGCGATGTGAGtatgaaggaagaggaagaagaagaggtagATGAATCGGGGAAGCCAAAGAAAGATGTATTAGAGAAGATTGAAAAGGAGCAGTTGATCAGGGGGTTCAAGTATGGGACCTCGTACGCCCCATGCCCCGATGGGCAGTTCCGTCGCCTTCCAACTAAGAAAGGCATTGATATTTGTGGGTTCTTCCCAGCCGAAAACGTGAGTCTTCTTATCCTTTCTGTGATTCCCTTTCTGATACGCTCATATAGTTCAGAAGAGAGCTATCGATGGGCGAGATATACTACGTCTGGGCCGACCCTGAGCGACCTCACCAACAAGTTGCGCTTTCTTCGCTGGTAGCGGCtatggatgtcgatgaatcTGAAGGAGACACCAAAGGCAAGAAGCGCAAGCGACTGATGGCTATCACACGATGGGTAACTCGAGATGGAATGGATCCAAAGATGGGCGTGCTGATGCCTACGATGTTCGAGAACGTTCATTGTTTTCTTTGGGCTCAAGTAAGTTACGATTAGCTTGATTTTCGCAATTGCATCTAAATCGGTGCTCTGTCCACCAGATGCCTTTCGCGGACGACGTTCGAAAGTACACCTTTGCGTCTTTGGATCGCCTTGTATCGAAAAAAGGAGAGGTCTTGACAGAACACCCATACATCCCTACCGAAGAACAGCAAGAGGCGATGGATGACTTTGTCGATGCTATGGACTTGATGGAGGCAGGACCGAAAGACGAGGATGGGTACGGAAAAGTGTTTCTTTCTAAGTTATTAACTTTGACAACGTTAACATTTCTCTGATGTAGAAACCGCACGCCTTGGTTTTCCACCATAGAGTCCTATAATCCCGCTCTACACCGCGTTAAACAAGCTCAGTTCCACTGTGCTATCGTTGATAACATTGAGACCAATCCTGTTCCTCCTCCCCACCCGGAGACGATCCAATTCTTCGAACCTCCCAACAAAGTCATCAAGGCTTCCAAACAAGCGTTGGAAACGTGTCAGGAGAAGTTCAAGGTCAAACACAGTAAGTATCTCGCAGTGAATGCG encodes the following:
- a CDS encoding uncharacterized protein (BUSCO:EOG09261ACJ) gives rise to the protein MAPSGVERSGYTVMMFVLDISKEMGHSRVVELPDGPHGEKRTTEITNLQWALQFIKLKIQEMIYNGRKTDQCGVIVFGAEETKNLINTQAGGYENVVEYIPIGTPNAGTLAKLDKLAASTVYGDPLDALIVGLETQSQYLGKKNWTRKIYLITDGQGPIELEDWELTADKMNQWNVQTSIIGVDFDQDDDDYHFIEEEKTNEKRQNEKFFQMLAERLKGAHIGTLAFAIQEVARPEIKSSRSTLTPTVLCLGDSEGKPEEAWEILVKTSKCTAVTRPKSFKKFYVRIDDDKDGAQETMHVDDDGEKESVFVQLKARTEYYVDRDEAKEGKDADGDVSMKEEEEEEVDESGKPKKDVLEKIEKEQLIRGFKYGTSYAPCPDGQFRRLPTKKGIDICGFFPAENFRRELSMGEIYYVWADPERPHQQVALSSLVAAMDVDESEGDTKGKKRKRLMAITRWVTRDGMDPKMGVLMPTMFENVHCFLWAQMPFADDVRKYTFASLDRLVSKKGEVLTEHPYIPTEEQQEAMDDFVDAMDLMEAGPKDEDGNRTPWFSTIESYNPALHRVKQAQFHCAIVDNIETNPVPPPHPETIQFFEPPNKVIKASKQALETCQEKFKVKHIQKEAKRARKDGHVHATADDDDVLLLDRKPSKLAPSQSQVRITKDVETSPSSSKGKKKAPVQGEDSATEDDSDEELLLEKRSPDEPKSLQPLPTPARSLSPPSKRPGNKPRSKKVDVDMDRGVAPGRIIGNTYPLEDFKANTEKGDVVTKAVEDLGAVIEEVVFRPFAHRRTEEMIECMKLMRKTAMVEDEVDAWNIFLENLYEKCMDSKPGNKEFWDEVRKVGRELSYLSDIEVKKYGGKSTKTENDAAELMR